Proteins found in one Triticum aestivum cultivar Chinese Spring chromosome 4D, IWGSC CS RefSeq v2.1, whole genome shotgun sequence genomic segment:
- the LOC123095687 gene encoding uncharacterized protein, with product MEAGDHRDQSIAGVAAHAQLLPDDILACVLRRLEPRSLAASRCACKGWRAVVDGRRLLRTDLLPLSLYGIFFMEIDVLCSDPPKLFANPLTSRRIDANLDYADTEEGLCIIENHCNGLLLLWGNMVVNPATRQWVRLPPPPPRCTESGMEGFYDDVCLAFDPTVSPDYEVYMVPRVPCELDPTATIFTEESEWPPSSCAIRVFSSRTWRWEERSFLRRGEAAGTIADMQQYTQFQRCYTVYWKGALYVHCQNDSIMRITLSDGAYQVIKSPAGGKMNGSAHLYLGKSNKGVYCALIYHNLQHQFQVWLLDESCGRMGWELKNDIKFAPVMAKISLVKYKDGFPNKKKHKDQNLRPWIFLRGNCFDEDVKQALTEDNAEWDYSKGFILETQDLKVNSDHMHFEEVYFLGFHPYKEIVFLWMSRDTAVAYDFSSSKVQCLGKLHAHWIGKSFPYTPCWIGELSEK from the exons ATGGAAGCCGGCGATCATCGCGATCAATCCATTGCCGGTGTGGCGGCGCACGCGCAGCTGCTGCCCGACGACATCCTCGCGTGCGTCCTCCGCCGTCTCGAGCCACGCAGCCTCGCCGCGTCCCGCTGCGCCTGCAAAGGCTGGCGCGCCGTCGTCGACGGCCGCCGCCTGCTGCGGACGGACCTCCTCCCGCTCTCGCTCTACGGGATCTTCTTCATGGAGATAGACGTCCTCTGCAGCGACCCCCCAAAGCTCTTCGCAAACCCGCTGACAAGTCGCAGGATCGACGCAAACCTTGACTACGCCGACACGGAAGAGGGTTTATGCATCATCGAGAATCATTGCAACGGACTCCTCCTACTCTGGGGCAACATGGTGGTCAACCCGGCCACCCGGCAATGGGTGCGcctgcctccgcctccgccgcggtgCACCGAGAGTGGGATGGAGGGCTTCTACGACGACGTCTGCCTTGCCTTTGACCCCACCGTGTCCCCCGACTATGAGGTATATATGGTTCCTAGGGTCCCCTGCGAGCTTGATCCCACTGCGACAATATTTACGGAGGAATCGGAGTGGCCGCCCTCGTCATGTGCAATACGAGTCTTCTCTTCCAGGACATGGAGATGGGAGGAGAGGTCGTTCCTCCGCAGAGGAGAGGCTGCAGGCACCATCGCCGACATGCAGCAATATACACAGTTCCAACGCTGTTACACCGTCTACTGGAAAGGGGCGCTTTATGTGCACTGTCAAAATGACTCCATCATGCG CATAACATTATCGGATGGTGCGTATCAAGTGATTAAATCGCCAGCTGGGGGCAAGATGAATGGTTCTGCACATCTTTATCTTGGAAAATCAAACAAGGGGGTGTACTGTGCTTTGATTTATCATAATCTTCAGCACCAGTTTCAGGTTTGGTTGCTGGATGAATCTTGTGGTAGAATGGGGTGGGAGTTAAAGAATGATATCAAATTTGCGCCAGTGATGGCAAAAATTTCTTTGGTCAAGTATAAGGATGGATTCCCCAACAAAAAAAAGCACAAGGATCAAAACCTCAGACCTTGGATCTTTCTGAGAGGTAATTGTTTTGATGAAGATGTTAAGCAAGCACTAACGGAAGATAATGCTGAATGGGACTACAGCAAGGGTTTTATCCTTGAGACTCAAGATCTTAAGGTTAATTCTGACCACATGCATTTTGAAGAAGTCTATTTCCTTGGATTTCATCCATATAAAGAGATTGTCTTTTTGTGGATGTCACGAGACACGGCAGTTGCTTATGATTTTAGTAGCTCTAAAGTACAGTGCTTGGGCAAGTTACACGCGCATTGGATCGGAAAGTCTTTTCCGTACACACCATGTTGGATAGGAGAGTTATCTGAAAAATAA